In Prochlorococcus marinus XMU1406, the genomic stretch CCAGTTCCATGTTTATCAAGTACTCTAGATTATTTGAATAGTTACAGAACCAATAGGCTTCCTCAAAATCTTGTTCAGGCAATGAGAGATTGTTTTGGCTCTCATACATATGAAAGAATTGATAAGGAAGGTAGTTTTCATACTGAATGGATGAAATGATTGAAAAGGTCAAAAATGGATACACCATAAATATATATAAAGACAAGTTTGAATTATCAACAGCGGTTTTTAAGTTTATTGAAAGTCAAATTATTCATACTCTAAAAAAGAAAGAAAGATTCAAATTTTGTGTGAGTGGAGGTTCAACTCCTAAGTCTCTGTATCAACTGCTTTCTAAAAGCAATCTTAAATGGAATTTTGTTGATGTTTTTTTAGGAGATGAAAGATGTGTTAATCCAAATTCAGAATTAAGTAACTCGTTAATGTTGAAAAATTCTTTGTTAACTAATTTTGGATCTAAAGCTTATTTTTATGAAATTTTCAATGAAGTAAACGCTGATGATGAAGTTATAAAAAATCAATTTATTTCTAAATTATTTGAAAAATGCGGATCAAACCCTCCCTCATTTGATTTAACTTTATTAGGTCTTGGAGACGATGGTCATACAGCTTCACTATTTCCTTATCAAAAAAATAATAATGTAGATGATTTTGTGATTTTTAATGAAGGCAAAGGATTAAAAAGAATTTCATTAACACCAAAGGTCCTTTCCGCCTCATCAAAGATAGTATTTTTGGTTAGTGGCGCCAATAAAAGAATTGCTCTTGAGAGGTTATTAGATGAAAAAGAGCCACCAGATAGAACACCATCAAAATTAATAAAATCTATTAATCAAATTTCAATATTTTGTGATCAGGAATCAGCAAAAGAATTAGAAATTTAGTTAAAGTCTATTAATAATTTAAATTATTTAATGAGTAAGAAAAAATTTTTATTCCAGAAAAAGGAGTTCGATGGTTGGAAATCATTAAATGATACTGTTATGGGCGGATCAAGTTCTGCTTTTTGTGAAATTTCAAATTCTGGTTTGTTATTAAAGGGTAATATTGTCGAGAAAGCAGGAGGATTTGTTAGTTGTAGATCGCCTATTTATAAACCCTCTTTAAACGTATCTGAATATTCATCCTTCGAATTAAATATTGATGGACAAGGAAGAACTTTTAAATTTGCTGTCGCTTGTGAAGATGATCTCCTTGGACTAACAGAATTTATTCCGGGTGGACTTAGATGGATTAAATCATTCCCAACAAAAAAATTCGGAACAACAAATGTTCAAATTCCGTTTAGTGAGCTAAAACCTTCAGTAAGAGCTAATAAGGTACGGTTCCCATTTAAATTCAAGCCTTCTAAAATTAAAAGATTACAACTACTACACTCTAAGTTTGGTGATGATGGTTTACTTAATAATAAGTTTAAACAGGGTTCCATAAAAGTTTTAATTAAATCAATAAGTGTTATTTGAAAATCCATCTAAAAATATAGAGAGCTTAATCGCCAAATCAGCAGATTTAACAAATAAACCTTTTGTGCATTCTGTCGTAAAAATAAATGGTGAATACGAAATCGAAGAAGAAGATATTGATTTGACGGTTAATATTTTATGTCGAGATAAAGAAGGTAAAAGATTAGAAATTTACGATCTTGAATTAGAACTTTTTAAATCAAATAAAGAGTTAGTTTTAGTTATCTCTAAGCTTAATTTTCCTGATGAACCAATATTGTGGTGTGGAGTTAAAACATTGTGGATGAATAGCAATAATGGAAAAAAATGTAACTCACCAAAATACAGCGCTAGATTGGAAAACTTAGCAAATAGGATAAAAAGCTTTATTGATTAAGAAAATAGACTTTGAGCTGATCTATAAATCAGTAACAGCCCCTAAACTTGATGTGCTTACGATTTTTGAATATTTTGAAAGTATCCCTCTTTTGTATTTTGGTGTAGGTTTTATCCAATCTTTTTTTCTTTTTTCTAATTCTTCGTCAGATAAATCAACTTCAATTAGTTGCTTTACAGCATCTACTGTAATTAAATCACCTTGTTTTATTAGAGCAATATTTCCACCAACAGCAGCCTCTGGGGCTATATGACCAACAACAAGACCATAAGTACCCCCGCTAAATCTTCCATCGGTAATTAAAGCTACCTTCTCTCCGAGGCCTTGACCAACAATTGCAGATGTTGGAGCTAACATCTCTCTCATACCTGGTCCTCCTACAGGCCCTTCGTTTCTAATAACAACAACATCACCAGCATTGATATCATTATTCAATATTGATTTTAAACAATCCTCTTCACTTTCAAAAATCTTTGCTGGACCTGTTAATACAGGGTTTTTTACTCCGCTAATTTTGGCTACGGAACCTTCGCTCGCTAAGTTACCTTTTAATATCGCTAGATGTCCTTTTTTATAAAGAGGGTTATTTATGTCTCTTATGACATTTTGATTTGTTGGAGGCTTATCTGGAATATTCTGTAAGTATTC encodes the following:
- the pgl gene encoding 6-phosphogluconolactonase; its protein translation is MDEMIEKVKNGYTINIYKDKFELSTAVFKFIESQIIHTLKKKERFKFCVSGGSTPKSLYQLLSKSNLKWNFVDVFLGDERCVNPNSELSNSLMLKNSLLTNFGSKAYFYEIFNEVNADDEVIKNQFISKLFEKCGSNPPSFDLTLLGLGDDGHTASLFPYQKNNNVDDFVIFNEGKGLKRISLTPKVLSASSKIVFLVSGANKRIALERLLDEKEPPDRTPSKLIKSINQISIFCDQESAKELEI
- a CDS encoding CIA30 family protein, producing the protein MSKKKFLFQKKEFDGWKSLNDTVMGGSSSAFCEISNSGLLLKGNIVEKAGGFVSCRSPIYKPSLNVSEYSSFELNIDGQGRTFKFAVACEDDLLGLTEFIPGGLRWIKSFPTKKFGTTNVQIPFSELKPSVRANKVRFPFKFKPSKIKRLQLLHSKFGDDGLLNNKFKQGSIKVLIKSISVI